A DNA window from Paenibacillus andongensis contains the following coding sequences:
- a CDS encoding FAD:protein FMN transferase, whose protein sequence is MKKTKLFMDTVVEIQVVTRKSKDQTEAAIDRAFEAFRKVEQACSRFSLDSELMAACRVIKTPIRISPFLFEPLKFALEVAKWTKGAFDPAVGKVMEDMGFNQHYLTGETIHSSSSGFATYRDIILNEQYHTLFLRKPLVIDLGAVAKGFAIDLAAHELKEFEGFVVNAGGDLYAGGVDENGSKWRIGIQHPEHKEEIIQTLDISNEAICTSGSYERKSALKAGMHHIIDPITKQSPSEWISCSVIAPYAMMADAFSTTSFLLGVDRGRMLIEQADLKGILITSDLQIDRVGGI, encoded by the coding sequence ATGAAAAAAACAAAATTATTTATGGATACCGTGGTAGAGATACAGGTCGTCACTCGGAAATCAAAGGATCAAACAGAAGCAGCCATTGATAGGGCTTTCGAGGCATTTCGGAAAGTCGAACAAGCTTGCAGCCGTTTCAGCTTGGACAGTGAGTTGATGGCGGCATGCCGAGTAATAAAAACACCCATTCGGATTAGTCCGTTTTTATTTGAGCCTTTGAAGTTTGCTTTGGAGGTGGCGAAATGGACGAAAGGCGCATTTGATCCTGCCGTGGGAAAAGTAATGGAAGATATGGGGTTCAATCAACATTACTTAACTGGGGAAACCATCCATAGCTCCTCATCGGGTTTCGCTACCTATCGAGATATCATATTAAACGAGCAATATCATACGTTGTTTTTGCGGAAGCCATTAGTGATTGATTTAGGTGCCGTGGCTAAAGGATTCGCCATCGACTTGGCCGCACATGAGCTGAAAGAATTTGAAGGATTTGTCGTCAATGCTGGCGGTGACCTCTATGCTGGTGGAGTAGATGAAAATGGCAGCAAGTGGAGAATTGGCATCCAACATCCCGAACATAAAGAAGAAATTATACAAACGCTTGATATATCGAATGAGGCGATCTGTACATCTGGAAGTTACGAGCGCAAAAGCGCATTAAAAGCCGGCATGCATCATATCATCGACCCAATAACGAAACAATCACCGAGTGAATGGATAAGCTGCAGTGTCATTGCCCCTTATGCGATGATGGCGGACGCTTTCTCGACGACTTCCTTCTTATTGGGCGTGGACCGAGGGAGAATGTTAATTGAACAAGCTGATCTGAAGGGGATTTTGATTACATCCGACTTACAAATAGATAGAGTAGGGGGGATATAA
- a CDS encoding FMN-binding protein has product MAKMNKKWVALCSTAIGAIYAAGYFATETQATIQQPQQQAQVTQTKSSQVNRLYKEGTYTGTGSNRRGSIQVAVTIKSDKITDVEISHFAMHYTIDDVVGLPQEAVQKQSAQVRNVSGATYSTQAFKDAVQDGLNQARNLS; this is encoded by the coding sequence ATGGCAAAAATGAACAAAAAGTGGGTCGCCCTGTGTTCAACAGCCATTGGAGCTATTTATGCCGCTGGATATTTCGCAACGGAGACTCAGGCTACGATACAGCAGCCACAACAACAAGCCCAAGTTACACAGACTAAAAGCAGTCAAGTAAATAGACTTTATAAAGAGGGTACCTATACGGGTACTGGAAGCAATCGACGTGGATCGATTCAAGTGGCAGTCACCATTAAAAGCGATAAAATTACGGATGTTGAAATTAGCCATTTTGCCATGCATTATACAATAGATGACGTCGTAGGGCTGCCCCAAGAAGCTGTACAAAAACAAAGTGCACAAGTACGGAATGTATCGGGCGCTACCTACAGTACTCAGGCATTTAAAGACGCCGTACAAGATGGGCTTAACCAGGCGCGAAACTTATCATGA
- a CDS encoding XapX domain-containing protein — protein sequence MKELLLSLGAGLIIGMLFKVLKLPLPAPPVLSGILGIVGIYLGGKIMELFLK from the coding sequence ATGAAGGAGCTTCTGTTGTCATTAGGAGCAGGTTTAATTATTGGTATGTTATTCAAGGTATTGAAACTGCCTTTGCCCGCACCGCCTGTACTTTCGGGTATTCTAGGAATTGTAGGGATTTATCTAGGCGGCAAGATCATGGAATTGTTTCTAAAATAG
- a CDS encoding DUF1801 domain-containing protein, whose amino-acid sequence MNQEVTEFIEALKEPWQREMSNHLREVVYQAIPDVQERIQYKKPHFLKNGKYAAVISTSKDAVSFTIFNAAELELPEGKFDGPPERKTLKLRKGDSFDSGQLVSLVSQASSSL is encoded by the coding sequence ATGAATCAGGAAGTAACCGAGTTTATTGAAGCGTTAAAAGAACCATGGCAGCGGGAAATGTCTAATCATTTGCGTGAAGTTGTCTACCAAGCCATACCGGATGTGCAAGAACGTATTCAGTATAAGAAGCCCCATTTTTTGAAAAATGGAAAATACGCTGCTGTCATCTCGACGTCGAAAGACGCGGTCAGTTTTACAATCTTTAACGCTGCCGAGCTGGAGCTTCCGGAAGGCAAGTTCGATGGGCCCCCAGAAAGAAAAACACTGAAGCTGCGGAAAGGGGATTCGTTTGATTCCGGGCAGCTCGTCTCATTGGTCAGCCAAGCTTCAAGCTCGCTTTAA
- a CDS encoding YciI family protein, which produces MSLKHRNNLQAALSITWFLVRRHSKGRVTAASCCFNDLPTRRETIVRFILIVKATGYSETGVEFSREHNDAMVAYKKSLARSGALLAAEELQPSSSGIRILYPLHGGEPEVKAGPFPVDQELIASYTLIDVNSEDEAADWALKMPFPRGCGAFEIEMRELKEHTDSMRDPRILALEADLEDQINMLNKIE; this is translated from the coding sequence GTGAGTCTAAAGCATCGAAATAATTTACAAGCTGCCTTGTCGATTACATGGTTTCTCGTTCGTCGTCATAGTAAGGGGAGGGTTACGGCAGCTAGCTGCTGCTTTAATGATCTTCCTACAAGGAGGGAAACGATTGTGCGGTTTATTTTGATTGTCAAAGCGACAGGGTACTCGGAGACGGGTGTAGAGTTCAGTAGGGAACACAACGATGCAATGGTTGCGTACAAGAAGTCTTTGGCCAGATCTGGCGCGCTACTGGCAGCAGAAGAGCTTCAGCCTAGCTCAAGCGGGATCAGGATTTTGTATCCATTACATGGCGGAGAACCAGAGGTGAAAGCCGGCCCTTTTCCGGTAGATCAAGAGCTCATAGCCTCATATACGCTGATCGATGTGAATTCTGAAGATGAGGCTGCAGATTGGGCGCTCAAGATGCCTTTTCCAAGAGGATGCGGGGCATTTGAAATCGAAATGCGGGAACTCAAGGAGCATACGGATTCAATGCGAGACCCAAGAATACTGGCCTTGGAAGCCGATTTAGAGGACCAAATCAATATGTTAAATAAGATAGAATAA
- a CDS encoding RNA polymerase sigma factor, translating into MTLSTTQRTIDAIWRIESAKIIAGLTRMVRDVGLAEDLAQDALVIALERWPENGIPDNPGAWLMTTAKRRAIDFMRRTKLRDQKYVEIANGMDLYTEEDMERNLDGEIGDDLLRLIFMTCHPVLSQDARVALTLRLLCGLTTVEIARSFLAAESTIAQRIVRAKKTLSAEKIPFEVPVGEALRERLTSVLEVIYLMFNEGYSATAGDHWIRPLLCQEALRLGRVLAEIASHESEVHGLVALMEIQSSRFKTRVSSNGEPVLLMDQNRAQWDRLLIRRGLAALERSQKLGRPLGPYSLQAAISACHAQAPTAAETDWIRIAALYEALSRQTPSPIVELNRAVAISMAFGPAFGLQIVDELRDEPFLKGYHLLPSIRGDLLVKLGRFDEARTEFERAVSMTQNAREQALLMKRAAECESKASK; encoded by the coding sequence GTGACGTTATCCACTACACAACGGACCATTGATGCAATATGGCGAATTGAATCTGCGAAGATTATCGCAGGGTTAACAAGAATGGTTCGGGATGTGGGTCTCGCAGAGGATCTTGCCCAGGATGCATTGGTGATTGCCCTTGAACGGTGGCCGGAGAATGGCATTCCAGACAATCCTGGCGCCTGGCTGATGACGACGGCCAAGCGGCGCGCAATTGATTTTATGCGCAGGACTAAATTGCGTGATCAGAAATATGTTGAAATTGCTAATGGTATGGATTTGTATACAGAGGAAGACATGGAACGTAATTTGGATGGGGAGATCGGTGACGATCTCCTTCGTCTGATCTTTATGACCTGCCATCCGGTGTTATCACAAGATGCCAGAGTTGCCCTGACGCTGCGCCTGCTATGCGGGCTTACAACTGTTGAAATCGCGCGTTCTTTCCTTGCCGCCGAATCAACGATTGCCCAGAGGATTGTCAGAGCCAAGAAAACGCTCAGTGCCGAAAAAATTCCTTTTGAGGTACCTGTAGGTGAAGCACTCAGAGAACGTTTGACTTCCGTGCTTGAGGTGATTTACCTGATGTTCAATGAAGGGTATTCAGCAACAGCCGGAGATCACTGGATACGTCCGCTGCTATGTCAGGAAGCACTCAGACTGGGACGCGTACTTGCCGAGATCGCATCGCATGAATCAGAAGTTCATGGACTAGTTGCCTTAATGGAGATTCAGTCCTCGCGTTTTAAAACACGGGTTAGCTCTAATGGCGAACCCGTTCTACTGATGGACCAAAACCGTGCACAATGGGATCGCCTGCTAATCCGCCGTGGATTGGCGGCACTTGAGCGCAGCCAGAAACTTGGACGCCCGCTCGGTCCATACTCGCTGCAGGCTGCGATTTCGGCGTGCCATGCACAGGCACCTACTGCAGCTGAGACCGATTGGATCCGCATTGCAGCCCTTTACGAAGCGCTCTCTAGGCAAACGCCATCACCGATCGTCGAATTAAACCGAGCGGTTGCCATATCTATGGCATTTGGTCCAGCCTTCGGGCTGCAAATTGTCGACGAACTCCGCGACGAACCTTTCCTGAAGGGATACCATCTGCTCCCGAGCATTCGCGGTGATCTCCTAGTGAAACTGGGGCGTTTCGATGAAGCACGTACAGAATTTGAACGGGCCGTGTCGATGACCCAGAATGCCCGTGAGCAGGCGCTTTTGATGAAACGGGCTGCTGAATGTGAGTCTAAAGCATCGAAATAA
- a CDS encoding YciI family protein, protein MRFMMIVKATTDSEAGTMPSQELIDAMQKYNEELVKAGVLLAADGLQPSSSGIRISYPEPGGKPKVIDGPFTEAKEMIAGYTLIEVKSREEAIEWAMRMPDPHGYGQGEIELRQVFEFEELTDDTESQEKEAILRKQAQEQKRA, encoded by the coding sequence ATGAGATTTATGATGATCGTTAAAGCTACAACAGATTCAGAGGCGGGGACTATGCCCAGCCAGGAGCTTATTGATGCTATGCAAAAGTACAACGAGGAATTGGTGAAAGCGGGTGTTTTGCTCGCTGCCGATGGACTGCAGCCAAGCTCAAGCGGAATACGGATTTCTTATCCGGAGCCCGGAGGCAAACCAAAGGTGATAGATGGTCCATTCACGGAGGCGAAAGAAATGATCGCGGGATATACACTGATTGAAGTTAAATCCAGGGAAGAAGCGATTGAATGGGCAATGCGCATGCCGGATCCCCACGGATATGGACAAGGCGAGATTGAGCTCAGACAGGTGTTCGAATTTGAGGAGTTAACGGACGATACCGAATCGCAGGAAAAAGAGGCAATTCTTCGCAAACAGGCCCAGGAGCAGAAGAGAGCGTGA
- a CDS encoding alpha/beta fold hydrolase, producing MYAIISKDGTKIVYDKVGQGPALILVAGAFSYRKFPGLVQLANLLSEHFTVYSYDRRGRGDSGDTQPYAIAREIEDLQALIDEAGGSSYVWGLSSGAVLALQAASSGASITKLAMHEPPFVVEATDHMPPKNFVMHVSELITANRRAEAIKYFMTKGMGAPSFVVSLMRMMPGVWSKLMAVAHTLPYDAALLEGYMDGKPLPTHLWNTVTIPTLVLEGTESPASLRHGAQALANVLPNAQLVSKKGLGHTKKLDAKMIASELAAFCMGNC from the coding sequence ATGTACGCAATCATTTCAAAAGACGGTACTAAGATCGTTTATGACAAAGTTGGCCAAGGGCCAGCACTTATTCTGGTAGCAGGTGCTTTCAGCTACCGAAAATTTCCGGGTCTGGTGCAGTTGGCTAATCTGTTGTCAGAGCATTTCACGGTTTACAGCTACGACCGCCGCGGTCGTGGCGATAGCGGAGACACTCAACCTTATGCCATAGCACGCGAGATTGAAGATCTCCAGGCATTGATTGATGAAGCTGGCGGTTCGTCCTATGTTTGGGGCTTGTCATCCGGGGCGGTTCTTGCCTTGCAAGCAGCATCGAGTGGGGCAAGCATTACGAAATTGGCCATGCATGAACCACCATTTGTGGTAGAAGCAACAGATCACATGCCACCGAAAAATTTCGTCATGCATGTAAGTGAGCTTATAACCGCTAATCGCCGAGCAGAGGCTATCAAGTACTTTATGACCAAGGGCATGGGAGCTCCTTCTTTCGTTGTCAGCTTGATGCGCATGATGCCAGGTGTGTGGTCTAAGCTTATGGCCGTTGCTCACACTCTCCCTTACGATGCAGCGTTATTGGAAGGATATATGGACGGAAAACCGCTTCCTACCCATTTATGGAATACAGTTACGATCCCAACGCTGGTACTTGAAGGCACTGAAAGTCCGGCATCGCTGCGCCATGGTGCCCAGGCACTGGCTAATGTACTACCCAATGCGCAACTGGTGAGTAAAAAAGGACTTGGCCATACCAAGAAACTCGATGCAAAAATGATTGCATCGGAGCTTGCAGCTTTTTGTATGGGCAATTGCTAA
- a CDS encoding class I SAM-dependent methyltransferase, translating into MKQNKYDDLGFFEKYSEMPRSIGGLNAAGEWPVLRAMLPALRDKRVLDLGCGFGWHCKYAREQQARSVVGVDLSEKMLAYARENNNDSAIEYRRLAIEDINFAAGEFDIVISSLALHYVENFEVVCRKIHHCLVSGGTFILSVEHPVFTALAAQDWHYGSAGERLHWPVDDYQKEGLRQARFLENDVVKYHRTIATYVNALIDSGFRIMKLSEPQPTQETLDKYPEMRDESRRPIFLLISAVKN; encoded by the coding sequence ATGAAACAGAATAAATATGATGATCTCGGATTCTTTGAAAAATACAGTGAGATGCCTCGCTCGATTGGTGGTCTGAATGCTGCTGGGGAATGGCCCGTTCTCCGTGCAATGCTTCCCGCGCTTCGAGATAAAAGAGTTCTTGACCTTGGATGCGGTTTTGGCTGGCATTGCAAATATGCACGGGAACAACAAGCCCGGTCAGTGGTTGGTGTAGATCTATCAGAGAAAATGTTAGCTTATGCAAGAGAAAATAACAATGATTCCGCGATTGAATATCGGAGGCTCGCGATTGAAGACATCAACTTTGCAGCAGGCGAATTTGACATTGTGATAAGTTCGCTTGCTCTTCATTATGTGGAGAACTTCGAAGTCGTTTGTCGTAAAATACATCATTGTCTTGTATCTGGAGGAACTTTCATACTTTCGGTTGAACATCCGGTCTTTACCGCTCTCGCTGCACAAGACTGGCATTATGGATCGGCAGGCGAGCGTTTGCACTGGCCTGTCGACGACTATCAAAAGGAAGGTCTACGGCAGGCGAGATTTCTGGAAAATGATGTCGTCAAATATCATCGAACTATCGCTACTTATGTGAATGCTTTAATTGATTCAGGATTTCGTATTATGAAACTCTCTGAACCTCAACCAACGCAAGAAACATTGGATAAATATCCAGAAATGAGAGACGAATCTCGTCGTCCCATTTTCCTCCTGATCTCTGCGGTTAAAAACTAA
- a CDS encoding RMD1 family protein, translating into MKDITFKAMAVTNEIDLNKIAIHCGIPKKYTWEQPLILRGSILKSILNKENDDIQQVLVFSFGSVVFVNHTRMDEITDFLKFIQSFEPDIDLQPAERYTDDYSLHIEEIDSMELTDKYVVVAEYKSFYPELISTVLAKSVALEKIEEQLGKIHDSLEIMIDRLEKGKLRVSNKELARTTAKIVRHEYNTLAYIMILDKPDLTWTNSTASEFYDGMMNFFELNDRFKILKSKTDILYHILEGFSNISHSIRGLFVEWIVVILIVIEVVLTILQIVGWIPSH; encoded by the coding sequence ATGAAAGATATTACTTTTAAGGCTATGGCCGTCACAAATGAAATTGATCTGAATAAAATCGCTATCCACTGCGGTATTCCAAAAAAATACACTTGGGAACAACCTTTAATCCTAAGAGGCAGTATACTGAAATCGATCCTTAATAAAGAAAATGACGATATACAACAAGTGCTGGTGTTTTCTTTCGGCAGTGTTGTCTTTGTTAATCACACTCGTATGGATGAGATTACTGACTTTTTGAAATTCATCCAATCATTCGAACCTGATATTGATCTCCAGCCCGCTGAAAGATACACGGATGATTACAGCCTTCATATCGAAGAAATCGATAGCATGGAGTTGACTGACAAGTATGTAGTGGTAGCCGAGTATAAATCCTTTTACCCTGAATTAATCTCCACCGTACTTGCCAAATCGGTAGCTCTTGAGAAGATAGAGGAGCAGCTCGGAAAAATTCATGATAGCCTCGAAATTATGATAGACCGGCTTGAAAAAGGAAAGCTTCGTGTTAGCAACAAAGAATTGGCAAGAACGACCGCAAAAATCGTACGTCATGAGTATAACACACTTGCCTATATTATGATTTTGGATAAACCAGATTTGACCTGGACCAACAGTACGGCAAGCGAATTTTACGATGGGATGATGAATTTTTTTGAATTGAACGATCGATTTAAAATACTAAAAAGCAAAACGGATATTTTATATCACATTTTGGAAGGTTTTTCAAATATCAGTCATTCCATCCGAGGGCTATTTGTTGAATGGATCGTTGTGATTCTTATTGTTATTGAGGTTGTATTAACGATATTACAAATCGTAGGTTGGATTCCTTCACATTAG
- a CDS encoding response regulator, which produces MKVILVDDEPTMHLILRKMLVKMSGVHVAGAFTDTKSAADFLSENTDIGLAFIDISMPGGSGMEFAAKMEALASPVQIVFVTSHKEFALKAYELSVVDYLVKPVSQERLQRTVNRALASQRDIHSPSQAAPTSADSGRIVLTMLGDVVVSNNAGRIKWISRKCAELFAYLLFYRGKRIPRSRLVMDIFGGMHQTNAENYLNTTVYQLRKSLEPLGLREVVRSENDGYALELKDSVIDYVEFEKQVEEMQTIDVGKVERALHIERMYTGDLFGDKAYVWAIHEMVRYAELYTSFVKRLSEVLISLRDTTTASKLLHKLNERNPLDESVIRHLMTISEMNGDKKGLTALYTEYVRLLSRELGIRPSEGLIHQYDLLLSRLTNKK; this is translated from the coding sequence ATGAAAGTGATTTTGGTGGACGATGAGCCTACGATGCATTTGATTCTACGTAAAATGCTGGTTAAGATGTCAGGGGTTCACGTAGCGGGCGCATTCACGGATACGAAGTCCGCAGCTGATTTTCTAAGTGAGAACACCGACATTGGACTGGCTTTCATTGACATCTCCATGCCGGGCGGGAGTGGAATGGAATTCGCCGCTAAGATGGAAGCCTTGGCTTCTCCGGTGCAAATCGTCTTCGTCACGTCGCACAAAGAATTTGCCTTGAAAGCTTACGAACTATCTGTGGTAGATTACCTAGTCAAACCCGTTTCCCAGGAACGGCTGCAGCGGACGGTAAATCGCGCGCTGGCGAGCCAGCGGGACATTCATTCGCCATCACAGGCTGCTCCAACTTCCGCAGATTCCGGGAGGATCGTCCTAACGATGCTTGGCGATGTTGTCGTGAGCAACAATGCTGGCCGTATCAAGTGGATCTCGAGGAAATGTGCGGAGCTATTCGCGTACTTACTATTTTATCGTGGCAAACGAATACCTCGTTCCAGATTAGTTATGGATATTTTCGGGGGGATGCACCAAACCAATGCTGAGAATTATCTGAATACGACCGTCTATCAATTGCGTAAGTCGTTGGAACCTCTTGGCCTGCGCGAGGTCGTTCGATCGGAGAACGATGGCTATGCGCTTGAATTAAAGGATTCCGTTATCGATTATGTGGAATTCGAAAAGCAAGTGGAAGAGATGCAAACCATAGATGTCGGAAAAGTGGAAAGAGCGCTGCACATTGAACGCATGTATACGGGGGATCTTTTCGGGGACAAGGCGTATGTGTGGGCCATTCACGAAATGGTGCGCTATGCGGAGTTGTACACCTCATTCGTGAAGAGGCTTTCCGAAGTGCTTATTTCATTGCGGGATACAACCACCGCGTCGAAGCTGCTGCACAAGCTGAATGAGCGTAATCCGTTGGACGAATCCGTTATACGCCATCTTATGACGATAAGCGAAATGAATGGGGACAAAAAAGGATTGACGGCACTGTATACGGAGTATGTACGGCTTCTCAGCAGAGAGCTTGGCATTCGTCCGTCCGAAGGATTGATACATCAATATGACCTGCTACTAAGCCGATTAACCAACAAAAAATAA
- a CDS encoding sensor histidine kinase, with translation MDTRQWMSVTLFLATALMVFVSFLSYRKRHLPVAKTMILIMLAAAFYAFGYAFEVLSRSLNDVKLSLQIEYLGIPFVTTLWLFQVIQFTGTAARYRKRLAIVLFVIPVMVFFLHLTNDWHHLIYERYILNESDSVPLYTTIKGPWYKVHTVYNYSVLLCGMLLFIPMYWRALPIVRKQIVVLLLGAIAPMVFNLFFWSGMNVDLTPFGFAVSGIAYVWGILRFNLLRLTPLAMAKVFETIRDGVVLFDYEDQIVSYNKAAEKVLPELGMPKRYPVDMEKVLSSSPELLERIRAASDGDERFPFHRFQEDRIKHYNCSLSLIYESGSVLIGKILMFNDITELKESETRLRENARQLSELNAFKDKLFTVVAHDIRDPIALLVSLTELLGDELSAADFEHGELVRELKGQVQSTFQLVENLLDWYRSQKGRVVFRPLGWNLQQVVRQALLLAGTKAGMKQIRMSERINEKLTVRADKEMLDLILRNLLSNAIKFTGIGGAIDIGAVLEGDMIIVSVRDNGSGIDDQTSELLRLEEPFLKLMVKGDDSEDMRFGLALIREFVRIHGGSLWFESEPGVGTTFSFTLPGSASLLEAFDDGGMEEEAYESDFGGR, from the coding sequence ATGGACACTAGGCAATGGATGTCGGTAACGCTTTTTCTCGCAACGGCGCTGATGGTGTTCGTGTCTTTCTTGTCTTACAGGAAACGACATCTGCCTGTTGCCAAAACGATGATTCTGATCATGTTGGCAGCGGCTTTCTATGCGTTCGGCTATGCGTTTGAAGTATTGAGCCGAAGCCTGAACGATGTGAAGCTGTCACTCCAAATCGAATACTTGGGCATTCCATTCGTAACAACGCTCTGGCTCTTTCAGGTCATCCAATTTACCGGGACGGCCGCTCGGTATCGCAAGCGTCTAGCGATCGTGCTGTTCGTTATCCCCGTAATGGTATTTTTTCTCCATTTGACCAACGATTGGCATCACCTAATCTATGAGCGTTATATTCTGAATGAGAGCGATTCGGTTCCTTTGTACACGACTATCAAGGGACCTTGGTATAAGGTGCACACCGTCTATAATTATTCCGTACTGTTGTGCGGAATGCTGCTGTTTATCCCCATGTATTGGCGGGCTTTACCGATCGTACGAAAGCAAATCGTTGTCCTCCTTTTGGGTGCAATCGCGCCTATGGTGTTTAATTTGTTCTTTTGGTCTGGAATGAACGTGGATTTGACGCCATTTGGATTTGCCGTATCGGGTATTGCCTACGTGTGGGGGATTTTGCGGTTTAATTTACTTCGTTTAACGCCTCTTGCGATGGCTAAAGTATTCGAAACGATCCGGGATGGGGTCGTCCTCTTCGATTATGAGGATCAAATCGTAAGTTACAATAAAGCAGCTGAGAAGGTCCTTCCTGAACTCGGTATGCCGAAAAGATACCCCGTTGATATGGAGAAGGTTTTGTCCTCCAGTCCAGAACTGCTTGAACGAATTCGTGCCGCTAGTGATGGGGACGAACGCTTCCCGTTTCACAGATTCCAAGAGGACCGGATCAAGCATTACAACTGCAGTTTGTCTCTCATTTACGAATCAGGGAGTGTACTGATCGGTAAGATTTTGATGTTCAACGATATTACGGAATTGAAGGAGAGCGAGACCAGGTTGCGTGAGAACGCCCGGCAATTGTCTGAGCTAAACGCATTTAAGGACAAGCTGTTTACCGTCGTGGCGCACGACATTCGCGATCCGATCGCACTTCTCGTTAGCTTAACCGAGCTCTTGGGCGATGAACTGTCCGCCGCCGACTTTGAACATGGTGAATTGGTGAGGGAGCTTAAAGGACAAGTGCAAAGCACGTTCCAGCTCGTCGAAAATTTATTGGATTGGTACCGCAGCCAGAAAGGGAGAGTCGTGTTTCGTCCGTTAGGCTGGAATTTGCAGCAGGTTGTCCGGCAGGCTTTGCTGCTTGCAGGCACGAAAGCTGGTATGAAGCAAATTCGGATGTCGGAGCGAATCAACGAGAAGCTAACGGTTAGAGCCGATAAAGAGATGCTGGATCTAATTCTACGCAATTTGCTTTCGAACGCAATCAAGTTTACTGGAATTGGCGGGGCGATTGATATTGGGGCTGTTCTCGAAGGTGACATGATCATCGTGTCTGTACGAGACAATGGTTCGGGAATCGACGATCAGACCTCGGAACTGCTGCGTTTAGAGGAACCGTTCTTAAAGTTAATGGTTAAGGGGGACGATTCGGAGGATATGAGATTCGGACTGGCGCTGATCCGTGAATTCGTTCGTATCCATGGTGGCAGCCTTTGGTTCGAGAGCGAGCCAGGAGTCGGGACGACCTTTTCATTCACTTTGCCTGGATCGGCTAGTTTGCTGGAAGCATTCGACGATGGTGGAATGGAGGAAGAAGCTTATGAAAGTGATTTTGGTGGACGATGA
- a CDS encoding MarR family winged helix-turn-helix transcriptional regulator yields the protein MGLDNSFGFILNHAGRRLTQLLNSHFQPYDMTTEQWTVLNRLADEDGITQKLLAVRAEKDQTNITRILDQLERKGLVERRANETDRRSFLTFITEQGKALNDLLTPIEQKVIASVLSGFTEEQTSNLREMIIQLTKQANACIKEVEDSQ from the coding sequence TTGGGACTGGATAACTCATTTGGATTTATTTTGAACCATGCTGGTAGACGGTTGACGCAGTTATTGAACAGCCATTTTCAGCCCTATGATATGACGACAGAGCAATGGACTGTACTCAATCGTTTAGCTGATGAAGATGGTATTACGCAGAAGTTGCTGGCGGTCCGAGCTGAAAAGGATCAAACCAATATCACGCGAATTCTCGATCAATTGGAACGCAAAGGTTTAGTGGAACGACGGGCCAATGAGACCGATCGAAGATCGTTTCTTACCTTTATAACGGAGCAAGGCAAAGCCTTGAATGATCTCCTAACGCCGATTGAGCAGAAAGTAATCGCCTCGGTTCTTAGCGGTTTTACAGAGGAACAAACATCGAATTTGCGGGAAATGATCATTCAATTGACCAAGCAAGCCAATGCATGCATCAAAGAAGTGGAGGATTCACAGTGA